Proteins from a single region of Ziziphus jujuba cultivar Dongzao chromosome 1, ASM3175591v1:
- the LOC107406413 gene encoding CBL-interacting protein kinase 24 isoform X3 yields MRKAARKVGKYEVGRTIGEGTFAKVKFARNTETGESVAMKVLAKSTILKHRMVDQIKREISIMKIVRHPNIVRLHEVLAGRTKIFIILEFVTGGELFDKIVHQGKLNEHESRQYFQQLIDAVSHCHSKGVYHRDLKPENLLLDSYGNLKVSDFGLSALPQQGVGLLHTTCGTPNYVAPEVLGNRGYDGAAADVWSCGVILYVLMAGYLPFEEIDLPSLYKKINAAQFSCPFWFSPGAKSLIHKILDPNPETRIGIEGIRKDTWFRKSYVPVKHKEDEEVNLDDVNAVFNDIEDKYATEQSENSEGGPLLMNAFEMITLSQGLNLSALFDRRQVHN; encoded by the exons ATGAGGAAGGCAGCAAGAAAGGTGGGGAAGTATGAGGTTGGCCGAACCATCGGCGAAGGAACATTTGCCAAGGTTAAGTTTGCCCGAAATACTGAGACGGGTGAAAGTGTAGCAAtgaaagttttggccaaaagCACCATTCTCAAGCACAGAATGGTTGATCAG ATTAAAAGAGAGATATCTATAATGAAGATTGTCAGACATCCAAATATAGTTAGGCTGCATGAG GTATTGGCTGGTcggacaaaaatatttataattcttGAGTTTGTGACTGGAGGGGAATTATTTGACAAAATT GTTCACCAAGGAAAGCTTAACGAACATGAATCAAGGCAATACTTTCAACAGCTTATAGATGCAGTGTCTCATTGTCACAGTAAGGGTGTCTATCACCGAGACTTAAAG CCTGAGAATCTTCTTCTTGATTCTTATGGAAATTTGAAGGTATCTGACTTTGGACTGAGTGCATTGCCTCAGCAA GGTGTTGGTCTTCTTCACACCACATGTGGAACCCCAAATTATGTTGCACCTGAG GTGCTTGGCAACCGGGGATATGATGGTGCAGCTGCTGATGTGTGGTCATGTGGTGTCATCCTTTATGTTTTAATGGCTGGATATCTCCCATTTGAAGAGATAGACCTTCCTTCCCTAtacaaaaag ATAAATGCGGCCCAGTTTTCTTGTCCATTTTGGTTTTCCCCTGGGGCAAAGTCATTGATACATAAGATACTTGATCCCAACCCTGAAACT CGTATTGGGATTGAAGGAATCAGAAAAGACACATGGTTTCGAAAGAGTTATGTACCCGTTAAACATAAGGAAGATGAGGAAGTAAATCTGGATGATGTCAACGCAGTTTTTAATGACATAGAG GACAAATATGCAACTGAGCAATCAGAAAATAGTGAGGGTGGTCCTTTGTTAATGAATGCATTTGAGATGATTACCCTATCGCAAGGGTTGAATTTATCAGCATTGTTTGACCGGCGGCAGGTACATAATTGA
- the LOC107406413 gene encoding CBL-interacting serine/threonine-protein kinase 24 isoform X1 has product MRKAARKVGKYEVGRTIGEGTFAKVKFARNTETGESVAMKVLAKSTILKHRMVDQIKREISIMKIVRHPNIVRLHEVLAGRTKIFIILEFVTGGELFDKIVHQGKLNEHESRQYFQQLIDAVSHCHSKGVYHRDLKPENLLLDSYGNLKVSDFGLSALPQQGVGLLHTTCGTPNYVAPEVLGNRGYDGAAADVWSCGVILYVLMAGYLPFEEIDLPSLYKKINAAQFSCPFWFSPGAKSLIHKILDPNPETRIGIEGIRKDTWFRKSYVPVKHKEDEEVNLDDVNAVFNDIEDKYATEQSENSEGGPLLMNAFEMITLSQGLNLSALFDRRQDYVKRQTRFVSRKPAKVIVSTIETVAESMCLKVHTRNYKTRLEGVSANKAGQFAVVLEVYEVAPSLFMVDVRKAAGDTLEYHKFYKNFCANLESIIWKPTEGINNSNLLRTMTY; this is encoded by the exons ATGAGGAAGGCAGCAAGAAAGGTGGGGAAGTATGAGGTTGGCCGAACCATCGGCGAAGGAACATTTGCCAAGGTTAAGTTTGCCCGAAATACTGAGACGGGTGAAAGTGTAGCAAtgaaagttttggccaaaagCACCATTCTCAAGCACAGAATGGTTGATCAG ATTAAAAGAGAGATATCTATAATGAAGATTGTCAGACATCCAAATATAGTTAGGCTGCATGAG GTATTGGCTGGTcggacaaaaatatttataattcttGAGTTTGTGACTGGAGGGGAATTATTTGACAAAATT GTTCACCAAGGAAAGCTTAACGAACATGAATCAAGGCAATACTTTCAACAGCTTATAGATGCAGTGTCTCATTGTCACAGTAAGGGTGTCTATCACCGAGACTTAAAG CCTGAGAATCTTCTTCTTGATTCTTATGGAAATTTGAAGGTATCTGACTTTGGACTGAGTGCATTGCCTCAGCAA GGTGTTGGTCTTCTTCACACCACATGTGGAACCCCAAATTATGTTGCACCTGAG GTGCTTGGCAACCGGGGATATGATGGTGCAGCTGCTGATGTGTGGTCATGTGGTGTCATCCTTTATGTTTTAATGGCTGGATATCTCCCATTTGAAGAGATAGACCTTCCTTCCCTAtacaaaaag ATAAATGCGGCCCAGTTTTCTTGTCCATTTTGGTTTTCCCCTGGGGCAAAGTCATTGATACATAAGATACTTGATCCCAACCCTGAAACT CGTATTGGGATTGAAGGAATCAGAAAAGACACATGGTTTCGAAAGAGTTATGTACCCGTTAAACATAAGGAAGATGAGGAAGTAAATCTGGATGATGTCAACGCAGTTTTTAATGACATAGAG GACAAATATGCAACTGAGCAATCAGAAAATAGTGAGGGTGGTCCTTTGTTAATGAATGCATTTGAGATGATTACCCTATCGCAAGGGTTGAATTTATCAGCATTGTTTGACCGGCGGCAG GATTATGTAAAAAGGCAGACTCGTTTTGTTTCTCGCAAACCAGCAAAAGTTATAGTTTCAACTATTGAAACTGTTGCAGAATCAATGTGTCTCAAAGTGCATACACGGAATTACAAG ACAAGACTTGAAGGAGTATCTGCGAATAAGGCTGGACAGTTTGCAGTTGTGCTGGAG gtTTATGAAGTTGCACCATCCCTTTTCATGGTAGATGTTCGAAAGGCTGCTGGGGATACTCTTGAATATCACAAG TTTTACAAGAATTTCTGCGCTAATCTGGAAAGTATCATCTGGAAACCAACAGAAGGTATTAATAATTCCAATCTGCTTAGAACAATGACTTACTGA
- the LOC107406413 gene encoding CBL-interacting protein kinase 24 isoform X2 has product MRKAARKVGKYEVGRTIGEGTFAKVKFARNTETGESVAMKVLAKSTILKHRMVDQIKREISIMKIVRHPNIVRLHEVLAGRTKIFIILEFVTGGELFDKIVHQGKLNEHESRQYFQQLIDAVSHCHSKGVYHRDLKPENLLLDSYGNLKVSDFGLSALPQQGVGLLHTTCGTPNYVAPEVLGNRGYDGAAADVWSCGVILYVLMAGYLPFEEIDLPSLYKKINAAQFSCPFWFSPGAKSLIHKILDPNPETRIGIEGIRKDTWFRKSYVPVKHKEDEEVNLDDVNAVFNDIEDKYATEQSENSEGGPLLMNAFEMITLSQGLNLSALFDRRQDYVKRQTRFVSRKPAKVIVSTIETVAESMCLKVHTRNYKEKKHKISSIMPCWIILWILLVSML; this is encoded by the exons ATGAGGAAGGCAGCAAGAAAGGTGGGGAAGTATGAGGTTGGCCGAACCATCGGCGAAGGAACATTTGCCAAGGTTAAGTTTGCCCGAAATACTGAGACGGGTGAAAGTGTAGCAAtgaaagttttggccaaaagCACCATTCTCAAGCACAGAATGGTTGATCAG ATTAAAAGAGAGATATCTATAATGAAGATTGTCAGACATCCAAATATAGTTAGGCTGCATGAG GTATTGGCTGGTcggacaaaaatatttataattcttGAGTTTGTGACTGGAGGGGAATTATTTGACAAAATT GTTCACCAAGGAAAGCTTAACGAACATGAATCAAGGCAATACTTTCAACAGCTTATAGATGCAGTGTCTCATTGTCACAGTAAGGGTGTCTATCACCGAGACTTAAAG CCTGAGAATCTTCTTCTTGATTCTTATGGAAATTTGAAGGTATCTGACTTTGGACTGAGTGCATTGCCTCAGCAA GGTGTTGGTCTTCTTCACACCACATGTGGAACCCCAAATTATGTTGCACCTGAG GTGCTTGGCAACCGGGGATATGATGGTGCAGCTGCTGATGTGTGGTCATGTGGTGTCATCCTTTATGTTTTAATGGCTGGATATCTCCCATTTGAAGAGATAGACCTTCCTTCCCTAtacaaaaag ATAAATGCGGCCCAGTTTTCTTGTCCATTTTGGTTTTCCCCTGGGGCAAAGTCATTGATACATAAGATACTTGATCCCAACCCTGAAACT CGTATTGGGATTGAAGGAATCAGAAAAGACACATGGTTTCGAAAGAGTTATGTACCCGTTAAACATAAGGAAGATGAGGAAGTAAATCTGGATGATGTCAACGCAGTTTTTAATGACATAGAG GACAAATATGCAACTGAGCAATCAGAAAATAGTGAGGGTGGTCCTTTGTTAATGAATGCATTTGAGATGATTACCCTATCGCAAGGGTTGAATTTATCAGCATTGTTTGACCGGCGGCAG GATTATGTAAAAAGGCAGACTCGTTTTGTTTCTCGCAAACCAGCAAAAGTTATAGTTTCAACTATTGAAACTGTTGCAGAATCAATGTGTCTCAAAGTGCATACACGGAATTACAAG GAGAAAAAGCACAAAATTTCTTCAATAATGCCATGTTGGATTATCTTGTGGATATTACTAGTCTCAATGCTGTGA